Proteins co-encoded in one Gemmatimonadaceae bacterium genomic window:
- the acs gene encoding acetate--CoA ligase yields the protein MSEIDALLTENRRFPAPPAFTRDAIVADATLATEAAADPDAYWERMARELEWIRPFTKGLEWEAPFATWFRDGQLNVSANCLDRHIRTARRNKAAIIFEGEPGDQRTLTYWQLYIEVNKFANVLQSLGVRKGDRVAIYLPMIPEAAIAMLACARIGAIHSVVFGGFSPESLRDRINDSQCRVLVTADGGFRRGQVVPLKRNADAAMQDTPSIEHCVVVQRRAGAMSDETFAQMQEGRDSWWHRLMQKAPRYCEPAVMDAEDPLFILYTSGTTGKPKGIVHSTGGYLTGAATTTRQVFDLKDEDVFWCTADVGWVTGHSYVVYGPLANGTTCLLFEGAPDWPDRHRMWDMCERHGVTVFYTAPTAIRAFMKWGEQFPNAHDLSRLRLLGTVGEPINPEAWMWYHRVIGKERCPIVDTWWQTETGAIVISPLPGVTETKPGSATHALPGYSVALVDKAANPIPVGGGLLTITRPWPSMLRTIWGDRQRYVDTYFAKWPGRPDLYFAGDGAKLDEDGYWWILGRVDDVLNVAGHRIGTMEVESALVGHPAVAEAAVVGKDHELKGQAIAAFVTLREGFHASSSLRDELRDFVGEKIGAIAKPDDILFSADLPKTRSGKIMRRLLRDIAEGRALGDTTTLADPTVVAGLKEQYEAQES from the coding sequence ATGTCCGAGATCGACGCGCTGCTGACCGAGAATCGCCGCTTCCCCGCACCGCCCGCGTTCACCCGCGACGCGATCGTGGCAGACGCGACGCTCGCCACCGAGGCCGCCGCCGACCCGGACGCCTACTGGGAGCGCATGGCGCGCGAGCTGGAGTGGATCCGGCCCTTCACCAAGGGCCTGGAGTGGGAGGCGCCATTCGCCACCTGGTTCCGTGACGGCCAGCTCAACGTCAGCGCCAACTGCCTGGACCGGCACATCCGCACCGCCCGGCGCAACAAGGCCGCCATCATCTTCGAGGGCGAGCCCGGCGACCAGCGCACCCTCACCTACTGGCAGCTCTACATCGAGGTCAACAAGTTCGCGAACGTCCTGCAGAGCCTTGGTGTGCGGAAGGGCGACCGGGTCGCGATCTACCTGCCGATGATCCCCGAGGCCGCGATCGCGATGCTCGCCTGCGCACGCATCGGCGCCATCCACAGCGTGGTGTTCGGCGGCTTCAGCCCCGAGTCGCTGCGCGACCGCATCAACGACTCGCAGTGCCGCGTGCTGGTGACTGCCGACGGCGGCTTCCGCCGCGGCCAGGTGGTGCCGCTCAAGCGCAATGCCGACGCCGCGATGCAGGACACGCCCAGCATCGAGCACTGCGTGGTGGTGCAGCGCCGCGCCGGTGCGATGAGTGACGAGACCTTCGCACAGATGCAGGAAGGGCGTGACTCCTGGTGGCACCGCCTGATGCAGAAGGCGCCCCGCTACTGTGAGCCGGCGGTGATGGACGCCGAGGATCCGCTCTTCATCCTCTACACCTCCGGCACCACCGGCAAGCCGAAGGGCATTGTCCACAGCACCGGCGGGTACCTCACCGGCGCCGCGACGACCACCCGGCAGGTGTTCGACCTCAAGGACGAGGATGTCTTCTGGTGCACCGCCGATGTGGGCTGGGTCACGGGGCATTCGTACGTGGTCTACGGCCCGCTGGCCAACGGCACCACCTGCCTGCTCTTCGAGGGCGCCCCGGACTGGCCCGATCGCCATCGCATGTGGGACATGTGCGAACGCCACGGCGTGACGGTGTTCTACACCGCGCCCACCGCCATCCGTGCATTCATGAAGTGGGGCGAGCAGTTCCCCAATGCGCACGACCTCTCGCGCCTGCGCCTGCTCGGCACCGTCGGCGAGCCGATCAACCCCGAGGCGTGGATGTGGTACCATCGCGTGATCGGGAAGGAGCGCTGCCCGATCGTGGACACGTGGTGGCAGACCGAGACCGGCGCGATCGTGATCTCGCCGCTGCCCGGCGTGACCGAGACCAAGCCCGGCAGCGCGACCCACGCCCTGCCCGGCTACAGCGTGGCGCTGGTCGACAAGGCCGCCAACCCGATCCCGGTCGGCGGCGGCCTGCTCACCATCACCCGCCCCTGGCCGAGCATGCTGCGCACGATCTGGGGTGACCGGCAGCGCTACGTGGACACCTACTTCGCCAAGTGGCCGGGACGCCCCGATCTCTACTTCGCGGGCGATGGCGCCAAGCTCGACGAGGATGGCTACTGGTGGATCCTCGGCCGCGTGGATGACGTGCTGAACGTGGCCGGCCACCGCATCGGGACCATGGAAGTGGAGAGCGCGCTGGTGGGCCATCCGGCGGTGGCCGAGGCGGCCGTGGTCGGCAAGGACCACGAGCTCAAGGGCCAGGCGATCGCCGCATTCGTCACCCTTCGCGAAGGATTCCACGCCTCGTCGTCGCTGCGGGACGAGCTGCGCGATTTCGTCGGCGAGAAGATCGGCGCCATCGCCAAGCCCGACGACATCCTGTTCAGCGCCGACCTGCCGAAGACCCGCTCGGGGAAGATCATGCGGCGCCTGCTGCGGGACATCGCCGAGGGGCGCGCACTGGGCGACACCACCACGCTGGCCGATCCGACGGTGGTGGCGGGGCTGAAGGAGCAGTACGAGGCCCAGGAGTCGTGA
- the ccmA gene encoding heme ABC exporter ATP-binding protein CcmA: MTTPHPTRPLAPAPVCETVALVRRFGRRRAVSGVDLAIAPGECLALFGPNGAGKTTLLRLLAGLLRPTSGEVRLLGRPLKGDARAERGRVGLISHQSMLYDVLTVSENVAFAARLHGLPDVQGATAAALDRLGLTNRALTPVRALSRGWQQRVSIARAIVHGPALVLLDEPYTGLDVAGARALTDLLLALRHDGAALALVTHAVDEGLALATHSAIMLDGAIRRHASTAGVDAVAFAEEYRALALEPAA, from the coding sequence ATGACTACGCCGCACCCGACTCGTCCGCTCGCGCCGGCTCCCGTCTGCGAGACGGTGGCGCTGGTGCGCCGCTTCGGGCGACGGCGAGCGGTCTCCGGGGTGGACCTGGCGATCGCGCCAGGCGAGTGTCTGGCGCTCTTCGGGCCGAACGGCGCCGGCAAGACCACGCTGCTGCGCCTGCTCGCCGGCCTCCTGCGGCCGACCAGCGGCGAGGTGCGCCTGCTGGGCCGTCCGCTGAAGGGCGACGCGCGGGCCGAGCGGGGCCGGGTGGGGCTGATCAGTCACCAGAGCATGTTGTACGACGTGCTCACGGTGTCCGAGAACGTGGCATTCGCGGCGCGGCTGCACGGGCTCCCCGACGTGCAGGGTGCCACGGCCGCCGCCCTCGATCGGCTCGGCCTCACCAACCGCGCCCTGACCCCCGTGCGCGCGCTGAGCCGCGGGTGGCAGCAGCGGGTGTCCATCGCCCGCGCCATCGTGCACGGTCCGGCACTGGTGCTGCTCGACGAGCCTTACACCGGCCTGGACGTCGCCGGCGCCCGGGCCCTCACCGACCTGCTGCTCGCGCTGCGACACGACGGCGCCGCGCTGGCCCTCGTGACCCACGCCGTGGACGAGGGGCTGGCCCTCGCCACCCACTCGGCCATCATGCTGGACGGGGCGATCCGCCGGCATGCCAGCACCGCCGGCGTGGACGCGGTGGCGTTCGCCGAGGAGTACCGGGCCCTGGCACTGGAGCCGGCCGCGTGA
- the hemB gene encoding porphobilinogen synthase, which translates to MASTLPTPSLGSAAAPPAGALFPAVRLRRLRSTPAMRALVRETHLHPSQFILPLFVRPGAGIRQPISSMPGCAQTSVDECVKDAVAAAAAGVGGVILFGIPATKDATGSGAWDADGPVAEAIRAIKAAVPGLLVITDVCMCEYTDHGHCGLLHGEQVDNDSTLELLAREAVMHAEAGADMVAPSDMMDGRVGAIRQALDEHGHAHIPIMSYAAKYSSAFYGPFREAAESTPAFGDRRAYQMDPANSDEAIREVAQDMAEGADILMVKPAGAYLDIIRRVKDVTGMPVAAYQVSGEYAMLHAAAERGWLDLERAMLESLMAIRRAGADIILTYFAVAAARAIAAGR; encoded by the coding sequence ATGGCTTCCACACTCCCGACCCCGTCCCTGGGCAGTGCCGCTGCCCCTCCGGCTGGCGCGCTCTTCCCGGCAGTCCGGCTGCGCCGGCTCCGGAGCACCCCCGCGATGCGGGCTCTGGTGCGCGAGACGCACCTCCATCCGTCACAATTCATCCTCCCGCTCTTCGTGCGGCCGGGCGCCGGCATCCGCCAGCCGATCTCGTCGATGCCGGGGTGCGCCCAGACGTCGGTGGACGAGTGCGTGAAGGATGCGGTGGCAGCGGCGGCGGCGGGCGTCGGGGGGGTGATCCTGTTCGGGATCCCGGCCACGAAGGACGCCACGGGGTCGGGGGCCTGGGACGCCGATGGCCCGGTGGCCGAGGCGATCCGGGCAATCAAGGCGGCGGTGCCGGGGCTGCTGGTGATCACCGACGTCTGCATGTGCGAGTACACCGACCACGGGCACTGCGGGCTGCTGCATGGCGAGCAGGTGGACAATGACAGCACCCTGGAGCTGCTGGCGCGCGAGGCGGTGATGCATGCCGAGGCGGGGGCGGACATGGTGGCACCCAGCGACATGATGGACGGGCGGGTGGGCGCGATCCGTCAGGCGCTCGACGAACACGGGCATGCACACATCCCGATCATGTCGTATGCGGCGAAGTACTCGAGCGCCTTCTACGGACCGTTCCGGGAGGCGGCGGAGAGCACACCCGCCTTCGGAGACCGCCGCGCGTACCAGATGGATCCGGCCAACTCCGACGAGGCGATCCGGGAGGTGGCGCAGGACATGGCGGAGGGTGCCGACATCCTGATGGTGAAGCCCGCCGGTGCATACCTGGACATCATCCGGCGCGTGAAGGACGTGACGGGCATGCCGGTTGCTGCGTATCAGGTGAGCGGGGAGTACGCGATGCTCCACGCTGCGGCGGAGCGGGGCTGGCTGGACCTGGAACGTGCGATGCTGGAGAGCCTGATGGCGATCCGGCGGGCCGGGGCGGACATCATCCTGACGTACTTCGCCGTCGCGGCGGCGCGGGCGATCGCTGCCGGCCGCTGA
- a CDS encoding PEP-CTERM sorting domain-containing protein gives MKRTLRLAAAAMLATSTAGAQTLLLDTFDAENGGNSALNYATFGQWNVVGAVDLVKSGDFGISCVGGVGACVDLSGTASSSGSLISKTAFSFSAGDLVGVSFMASGNQRGYADDLLNLTLNFSSSTTFASYAVDLGGAAFSGGPLLVGGGYGVGRLIGSSEAFSLWTIQFVAANAGSFTVGIGTTSDDNVGPMIDDVNIGIAAGTVVPEPATWTLMLSGLGMLGVAARRRRKA, from the coding sequence ATGAAGCGTACCCTTCGTCTTGCCGCTGCGGCCATGCTCGCCACCTCCACGGCCGGCGCCCAGACGCTCCTGCTCGACACCTTCGACGCCGAGAACGGCGGCAACTCCGCCCTGAACTACGCCACCTTCGGCCAGTGGAACGTCGTCGGTGCCGTGGACCTCGTGAAGAGCGGCGACTTCGGCATCTCCTGCGTCGGCGGCGTCGGCGCCTGCGTGGACCTGAGCGGCACCGCCAGCTCGAGCGGCAGCCTGATCAGCAAGACCGCCTTCTCGTTCAGCGCCGGCGACCTCGTGGGTGTCTCGTTCATGGCCAGCGGTAACCAGCGCGGCTATGCCGATGACCTGCTGAACCTCACGCTGAACTTCTCGTCGTCCACCACCTTTGCGTCCTACGCGGTGGACCTCGGCGGCGCCGCGTTCTCCGGTGGACCGCTGCTCGTCGGGGGCGGATACGGCGTCGGCCGGCTCATCGGCAGCTCGGAAGCGTTCTCGCTCTGGACCATCCAGTTCGTTGCCGCGAATGCGGGCAGCTTCACCGTCGGCATCGGCACGACGAGCGACGACAATGTCGGCCCGATGATCGACGACGTGAACATCGGCATCGCCGCCGGCACCGTCGTGCCGGAGCCGGCCACCTGGACGCTGATGCTCAGCGGCCTCGGGATGCTGGGCGTCGCCGCACGCCGCCGCCGCAAGGCCTGA
- a CDS encoding uroporphyrinogen-III synthase, with the protein MTADGARPLSGATIVVTRAASRADQLAGPLEALGATVLTYAATRIVTRDVEALGQAARELARYDWVLFTSATAVALTFEATAACGVTAADWVHTRVAAVGTSTASAIRERGVEPTLVPERFVAEGLLEAFAARNDVAGTLVLYPAAAGARRELTDGLSAMGATVDRVEAYDSVATDEDVAEVLAALREGRVNAVTLTASSAVAAWVGAMSPLHDVADAVSIGPVTTQAARAAGMRVAAEAMPSTLDGLVAAVVRAVQAQRDRQHHQTHQT; encoded by the coding sequence ATGACCGCCGATGGCGCGCGGCCGCTGTCGGGGGCGACGATCGTGGTGACGCGGGCGGCATCCCGTGCCGACCAGCTGGCCGGGCCGCTCGAGGCCCTCGGCGCGACCGTGCTCACGTATGCGGCCACGCGCATCGTCACCCGCGATGTCGAGGCGCTGGGGCAGGCAGCGCGCGAGCTCGCCCGCTATGACTGGGTGCTGTTCACGAGTGCGACGGCGGTGGCACTGACGTTCGAGGCCACCGCGGCCTGCGGCGTGACCGCGGCCGACTGGGTGCACACCCGCGTGGCGGCCGTCGGCACCTCGACGGCGAGTGCGATCCGCGAGCGGGGCGTGGAGCCGACGCTGGTGCCGGAACGGTTCGTGGCCGAGGGGCTGCTCGAGGCCTTCGCGGCGCGGAACGACGTTGCTGGCACACTGGTGCTCTATCCCGCCGCCGCCGGCGCGCGTCGTGAGCTGACCGATGGCCTCAGCGCGATGGGGGCGACGGTGGATCGCGTCGAGGCCTACGACAGCGTCGCCACCGACGAGGACGTGGCCGAGGTGCTGGCGGCGCTGCGCGAGGGGCGCGTGAACGCCGTCACGCTCACCGCCAGCAGTGCTGTCGCCGCGTGGGTCGGCGCCATGTCGCCCCTCCATGACGTGGCCGACGCGGTCTCGATCGGTCCGGTGACCACGCAGGCCGCGCGCGCCGCGGGCATGCGGGTGGCCGCCGAGGCCATGCCCTCAACACTCGATGGGCTGGTGGCCGCCGTGGTGCGCGCCGTCCAGGCCCAGCGTGACCGTCAACATCACCAGACACACCAGACATGA
- a CDS encoding aquaporin: MKPAREFVAEFLGTFALTFIGGAAIMQTRNVDAGAGLVEVALAHGLVLFVMVSALMKISGNFNPAVSIGLLVTGRITPMEAGTFIAGQFTGAIVAALSLKGLFPAALWESSRGTRQMVSLDVTTGQAFALEAIATGFLMTAVMGTAVDGKGPKIGGLAVGLTLTACILGIGPLTGGSLNPARTIGPMVATGVFEGLALYLAAPIVGAVVAALLYRHLMLDTE, encoded by the coding sequence ATGAAGCCAGCCCGCGAGTTCGTCGCCGAGTTCCTCGGCACCTTTGCCCTCACGTTCATCGGCGGCGCCGCCATCATGCAGACGCGCAATGTCGATGCCGGCGCCGGCCTGGTGGAGGTGGCGCTCGCGCATGGGCTGGTGCTCTTCGTGATGGTCAGCGCGCTGATGAAGATCAGCGGCAACTTCAATCCCGCGGTGTCCATCGGACTGCTCGTCACCGGGCGGATCACGCCGATGGAGGCGGGCACCTTCATCGCCGGACAGTTCACCGGCGCCATCGTCGCCGCCCTCTCGCTGAAGGGGCTCTTCCCGGCCGCGCTCTGGGAGTCGTCACGCGGCACGCGGCAGATGGTCTCGCTGGACGTGACCACCGGCCAGGCCTTCGCCCTCGAGGCGATCGCGACCGGCTTCCTGATGACCGCCGTCATGGGCACTGCGGTAGACGGCAAGGGTCCGAAGATCGGCGGCCTCGCCGTCGGCCTCACGCTCACGGCGTGCATCCTCGGCATCGGCCCGCTCACGGGCGGAAGCCTGAATCCCGCCCGCACGATCGGGCCGATGGTCGCGACCGGCGTGTTCGAGGGCCTGGCGCTCTACCTCGCAGCGCCGATCGTCGGTGCCGTGGTCGCCGCACTGCTGTATCGCCACCTCATGCTCGACACCGAGTGA
- a CDS encoding beta-ketoacyl-[acyl-carrier-protein] synthase family protein: protein MSSPRRVVITGIGAITPIGIGLDSLRASLRTGKSAVGMLTRFDPSPFRTHIAAQVNDFVPEDHLDSKRVKRLDRFGQFSVTAANMALADAGIDMARESRENVGVMMGTALAGVGYAEEQLGRYLTGGLRAVDATLALAVFGGASSCNIAIETGVQGPNCTNAMSCASGAMAIGEAYRQVRDGYADVMIGGGAEAPLAPLCFGAFALIRAMSTRNEDPGAASRPFDAGRDGFVMGEGGAALILEERSRALARGARIYAEIVGYGTTNDAHHMTAPLPGGAQAARAMRQALSRADLAPADVEYVNAHASATPLNDPTEVEAMRTVFGDSLDDIWVSGTKGFHGHALGASGAIEAVICMLAMQDGYLPPTANLVETDAACQLRHLPAAGVAMSPRVVMSNSFGFGGINASLVFREAT, encoded by the coding sequence TGTCCTCTCCCCGTCGCGTCGTCATCACCGGCATTGGCGCGATCACCCCGATCGGCATCGGGCTCGATTCGCTCCGCGCCTCCCTCCGCACCGGCAAGTCGGCGGTGGGCATGCTCACCCGGTTCGACCCCAGCCCTTTCCGCACGCACATCGCGGCCCAGGTCAACGACTTCGTCCCGGAAGACCACCTCGACTCGAAGCGCGTGAAGCGGCTGGATCGCTTCGGCCAGTTCAGCGTGACCGCCGCCAACATGGCGCTCGCGGACGCCGGCATCGACATGGCGCGGGAATCGCGCGAGAACGTCGGTGTCATGATGGGCACCGCCCTGGCCGGCGTCGGCTATGCCGAGGAGCAGCTCGGGCGCTACCTCACCGGCGGCCTGCGTGCGGTGGACGCCACGCTCGCGCTGGCCGTCTTCGGCGGGGCGTCGAGCTGCAACATCGCGATCGAGACCGGGGTGCAGGGCCCCAACTGCACCAACGCGATGAGCTGCGCGTCGGGTGCGATGGCGATCGGCGAGGCGTACCGCCAGGTGCGTGACGGCTACGCCGACGTGATGATCGGCGGCGGCGCGGAGGCCCCGCTGGCGCCGCTCTGCTTCGGCGCCTTCGCACTCATCCGCGCGATGTCCACCCGCAACGAGGATCCCGGTGCGGCCAGCCGTCCCTTCGACGCCGGCCGCGATGGCTTCGTGATGGGCGAGGGGGGCGCGGCGCTGATCCTCGAGGAGCGCTCCCGTGCCCTCGCGCGCGGCGCCCGCATCTACGCCGAGATCGTCGGCTACGGCACCACCAACGACGCGCACCACATGACCGCACCGCTGCCCGGCGGCGCCCAGGCCGCGCGGGCCATGCGCCAGGCGCTCTCCCGCGCCGACCTCGCCCCCGCCGACGTGGAGTACGTCAACGCCCACGCCAGCGCCACGCCGCTCAACGACCCCACCGAGGTCGAGGCCATGCGCACCGTCTTCGGTGATTCGCTCGACGACATCTGGGTCAGCGGCACCAAGGGATTCCACGGCCACGCCCTGGGCGCCAGCGGTGCCATCGAGGCCGTGATCTGCATGCTCGCGATGCAGGACGGATACCTGCCACCCACCGCGAACCTCGTCGAGACGGACGCCGCCTGCCAGCTCCGGCACCTCCCAGCCGCCGGCGTGGCCATGTCCCCGCGCGTCGTCATGTCGAACTCGTTCGGATTCGGCGGGATCAACGCCTCCCTCGTGTTCCGCGAGGCGACGTGA
- a CDS encoding heme exporter protein CcmB, which yields MSAGGTPGTLAVALLIARKDLAIEYRTRSAFFASLVFSLLGVSIFFMVWDPSAVRPIDIAPGVLWTIFAFAGMLGLHRAFGLELQTRAMDGLLLAPVSREAIFLGKALANLVYVTAVLAITIPAVVLFYNLEFGSGLLILGAIGLLAAIGLVTVGTLFSSMTVHTRFAELLLPMLALPFFIPVVVPAAQASAKLLVGADLATVMPWIQVLVAFDLMFGVACVLAFPFTIED from the coding sequence GTGAGCGCTGGCGGCACGCCCGGCACGCTGGCGGTGGCGCTGCTCATCGCCCGGAAGGACCTCGCCATCGAGTACCGGACGCGCAGCGCCTTCTTCGCGTCGCTGGTCTTCTCGCTGCTCGGCGTCAGCATCTTCTTCATGGTCTGGGATCCCTCGGCGGTGCGACCGATCGACATCGCGCCCGGGGTGCTGTGGACGATCTTCGCCTTCGCCGGCATGCTCGGCCTGCACCGGGCGTTCGGCCTGGAGCTGCAGACGCGCGCCATGGACGGGCTGCTGCTGGCCCCGGTGTCACGGGAGGCGATCTTCCTCGGCAAGGCGCTGGCGAACCTGGTGTACGTGACCGCCGTGCTGGCGATCACGATCCCGGCCGTGGTGCTCTTCTACAACCTGGAATTCGGGAGCGGGCTGCTGATCCTCGGCGCCATCGGCCTGCTGGCGGCGATCGGCCTCGTGACCGTGGGCACGCTCTTCAGCTCCATGACGGTGCACACGCGGTTCGCCGAGCTGCTGCTGCCGATGCTGGCCCTGCCATTCTTCATCCCGGTGGTGGTGCCGGCGGCCCAGGCCTCGGCCAAGTTGCTGGTGGGGGCCGACCTGGCCACCGTGATGCCGTGGATCCAGGTGCTGGTGGCGTTCGACCTGATGTTCGGCGTGGCCTGCGTGCTGGCCTTCCCGTTCACGATCGAGGATTGA
- the ccsA gene encoding cytochrome c biogenesis protein CcsA — protein sequence MSDTLARPLPSAGAGRPSRAPVAVFDWLLALAVVALVAVTARAIWFTPPEAMQGEAQKIFYIHVPAAVMGLYVACPLVAIGGAMYLWLRDDRLDRLAESSAEIALVFLTIVLVTGPMWAKPIWGAWWTWDARLTSTLFLWFILLGYTVLRGAIEDRQQRARYSAVLGILAAMLVPFIHLSVRLFRTMHPQPIVLAPEKPKLSAEMGMTLSLAFLAFALLLVALLRARLKYAALRDRVEALEMGEA from the coding sequence ATGTCTGATACTCTTGCGCGCCCGCTGCCGTCGGCCGGCGCCGGACGCCCCTCGCGGGCGCCGGTGGCGGTCTTCGACTGGCTGCTGGCGCTGGCAGTCGTCGCACTCGTGGCCGTCACGGCCCGTGCGATCTGGTTCACCCCGCCTGAGGCGATGCAGGGCGAGGCGCAGAAGATCTTCTACATCCACGTGCCGGCGGCGGTGATGGGGCTCTACGTCGCCTGCCCGCTGGTGGCGATCGGCGGGGCGATGTACCTGTGGCTGCGTGACGACCGCCTCGACCGGCTGGCCGAGAGCTCGGCCGAGATCGCGCTGGTGTTCCTGACGATCGTGCTGGTGACGGGTCCGATGTGGGCGAAGCCGATCTGGGGCGCCTGGTGGACGTGGGACGCGCGGCTGACGAGCACCCTCTTCCTCTGGTTCATCCTGCTGGGCTACACGGTGCTGCGAGGGGCCATCGAGGACCGGCAGCAGCGGGCGCGCTACTCGGCGGTGCTGGGCATCCTGGCCGCGATGCTGGTGCCGTTCATCCACCTCAGCGTGCGCCTGTTCCGCACCATGCATCCGCAGCCGATCGTGCTCGCGCCGGAGAAGCCGAAGCTGTCGGCGGAGATGGGGATGACGCTGTCGCTCGCGTTCCTCGCGTTCGCGCTGCTCCTGGTGGCACTGCTCCGGGCGCGGCTGAAGTATGCGGCGCTGCGCGACCGCGTCGAGGCCCTCGAGATGGGAGAGGCCTGA
- a CDS encoding inorganic diphosphatase, whose translation MFNPWHDLPPGDKPPEHVTAVIEIPAKSRNKYELDKQSGLLKLDRVLYSAVHYPGDYGFIPRTLHEDNDPLDIMVRINEPTFPGCQIDARPVGVLKMLDKGEPDDKVLAVPMHDPIHDEVHDLEDLPSHFLREVEHFFKIYKDLEGKRVEIIGWFDAAEAMRIITQSIDRYDAKYGAGSAGA comes from the coding sequence ATGTTCAATCCATGGCACGACCTTCCGCCCGGTGACAAGCCGCCCGAGCACGTCACGGCGGTGATCGAGATCCCGGCGAAGAGCCGGAACAAGTACGAGCTCGACAAGCAGAGCGGCCTGCTGAAGCTCGACCGCGTGCTCTACTCGGCGGTGCACTATCCCGGCGACTACGGGTTCATCCCACGCACGCTGCACGAGGACAACGACCCGCTCGACATCATGGTCCGGATCAACGAGCCCACGTTTCCGGGGTGCCAGATCGACGCGCGTCCGGTCGGCGTGCTGAAGATGCTCGACAAGGGCGAGCCCGACGACAAGGTGCTGGCCGTGCCGATGCACGACCCCATCCACGACGAGGTCCACGACCTGGAAGACCTGCCGAGCCACTTCCTGCGCGAGGTGGAGCACTTCTTCAAGATCTACAAGGACCTCGAGGGGAAGCGGGTGGAGATCATCGGCTGGTTCGACGCCGCGGAAGCGATGCGGATCATCACGCAGAGCATCGACCGCTACGACGCGAAGTACGGTGCGGGTTCGGCGGGTGCCTGA
- the hemC gene encoding hydroxymethylbilane synthase encodes MSSESRSLKIGTRSSALALAQAHQVQAELLAIGVASELVTYTTVGDRRLDVALTAIGSKGLFTEELERDLRDGVTDLCVHSLKDLPTEEPAGLTVVAQLPREDSRDALVVRDDVPGALLHELPHGAIIGTSSLRRRAQLKALRPDCTVVDLRGNVGTRLSKLDKGLCHAAILASAGLNRLGLASRIRSYLGAPEWLSAAGQGAIAIQVRGDDTAVRSIIERLNHQPTMDATTCERAFLAALDGGCQVPIGALMTESEGGRRTLHGLVAGLDGTPMLRASAVVGADLVASAEALAAELREAGAAGILATARAATAAARDAG; translated from the coding sequence ATGAGCTCAGAGTCGCGGTCACTGAAGATCGGCACCCGTTCCTCGGCGCTGGCCCTCGCGCAGGCACACCAGGTGCAGGCCGAGCTGCTCGCGATCGGCGTGGCGAGTGAGCTCGTCACCTACACCACCGTCGGCGACCGGCGGCTCGACGTGGCGCTGACGGCGATCGGCAGCAAGGGACTGTTCACGGAGGAACTCGAGCGCGACCTGCGCGACGGGGTCACCGACCTCTGCGTGCATTCGCTGAAGGACCTGCCGACGGAGGAGCCGGCCGGGCTGACGGTGGTGGCGCAGCTCCCGCGCGAGGATTCGCGTGATGCGCTGGTGGTGCGCGACGACGTGCCCGGGGCGCTCCTGCACGAGCTGCCGCATGGCGCGATCATCGGCACCTCGAGCCTGCGGCGCCGGGCCCAGCTCAAGGCGTTGCGCCCCGACTGCACGGTGGTGGACCTGCGCGGCAACGTCGGCACGCGACTCTCGAAACTGGACAAGGGGCTCTGCCATGCGGCGATCCTGGCGTCGGCCGGCCTCAATCGCCTTGGCCTGGCGTCGCGCATCCGCAGCTACCTCGGGGCGCCGGAGTGGCTCTCGGCGGCGGGCCAGGGGGCCATCGCCATCCAGGTGCGGGGTGATGACACGGCGGTGCGCTCGATCATCGAGCGGCTGAATCACCAGCCGACGATGGACGCCACCACCTGTGAGCGTGCCTTCCTGGCCGCGCTGGACGGGGGCTGTCAGGTGCCGATCGGGGCGCTGATGACGGAGTCGGAAGGCGGCCGGCGCACGCTGCATGGTCTCGTGGCCGGTCTGGACGGCACGCCGATGCTGCGTGCCAGCGCGGTGGTCGGGGCGGACCTGGTGGCCAGTGCGGAGGCGCTGGCGGCCGAGTTGCGCGAGGCCGGGGCGGCCGGCATCCTGGCCACCGCCCGGGCAGCGACGGCGGCGGCGCGCGACGCAGGGTGA